ATGCTCAAGAAGCTGCGCGTATATGCGGGACCCGAGCACGAGCAAGCTGCTCAGAAGCCCGTACAGATCTCATTCGACAAGTAATTACAGCCTGCCCGCGCTCAGGGCCGGAGGCCCATTTCCTCCGTCTCGGCGCCGGCTATATTCAAAAAAGGTGGACAAATTGGATAAACAAAGATATTACGGCACAGGCCGGCGCAAGAATGCGGTAGCCCGCGTGTGGCTCACCCCCGGCGAAGGCAACATCATCATCAACGGCAGACCCATGGCCGAATACGTGGGCAGAAAGTCTCTGGAGATACACGTCACCCAGCCCTTTGCCATCATCGACGCTATGGGCAAGTTTGACGTGTGGGCGACAGCCACCGGCGGCGGCATTTCCGGCCAGGCCGGCGCTGTCAGACACGGCATCGCCATCGCGCTCACTCAGTTTGACGAGGAAAACAGGACCGCGCTCCGCCGCAGCGGATTTCTCACCAGAGATCCCCGCGTCAAGGAAAGGAAAAAGTACGGACGCAAAAAGGCCAGAAGAGGCTTCCAGTTCTCCAAGCGTTAAGCCTATCTGCATCAGGCAGTATATACGTCCCCGCACAGCCGCAGGCTCTGCGGGGCTTTTGTTTTGGCGCCGGCAGGTCCCGCCGTTTTGCTGCCCGGGGCAGGGCCGTATATGCTATAATAAGACTGGCTGTGTTCGTATTATTCTACATCTCCGAGCGCGCCATGGAGGAAATATGCGTCTTATCATCCTTGTTCTTGCCGTATTGTGCGCCGCTTTGCCGGCTCTCTCTTTGGACCTGACGGAGGCCGCCATAGTCCTGGGCCCCGACGCCGACCCGGCGGAGGAGACTGCCGCTTCCGAGCTTTCGGCATATCTGCAAAAGATCACCGGCCGTGAGTATCCCGTCACTGACCGGCAGCCCTCGGAGGGGCCTGCCATATACGTGGGGCAGACGGCGCAGGTAAAGAGCCTGCTCCCGGACTTTGACTGGGACTCTCTGAAGGACGACGGCACCCTGATAAAGAGCGGAAAGAACTATCTCGTGCTGGCGGGGGACAGGCCCCGGGGCTCCATTTACGCCGTATACGGCTTTTTGGAGGACTATTTGGGCTGCAGGTTCCTGACGGCCCACGCGGAGACCGTGCCCGTGAGGGACAGGATAGTGGTCAAGGACAATATCTACAAGACCCACGTTCCTCCCTTTACTTACAGAGAGGCCCTTCTCTGCATGAACTACATCAACCAGCAGACCACTGCCAAGATGCGGGTCAACGGGGACAACGGAGCCATTCTGCGGGAATGGGGCGGCAACAGGAGCATGTGGAGGATCGACCATTCCTTTGCCAGGGAGCTGCTGCCCGGCGAAAAGTACTTTGACGAGCATCCCGAGTGGTTCGCCCTGCGGGACGGCGTCCGCCGGCCCGTGCAGCCCTGCCTGTCCAATGAGGAGGCTCTGAAGGAGGTGGCCGAGAACATCCGGGAAGAGATCAGGACTCTCGGCCTGAAATGCGTCTCGGTGGGCCTCAACGACAACAACCTCTGCTGTCAGTGTCCGGAATGCGAGGCCCTGGCGGAAAAATACGGCGCCCAGTCCGGGGTGCTGATATACGCCCTGAACCATATATACGAGCTAATCAGGGACGAATACCCCGACGTGATGCTGGAGACCTTTGCCTATCTGCACACAGCGGAGCCTCCCAGGGGGATAAAGCCCTGCGACCACGTGGTGATAGTCTTGTGCGACATAGAAAACAACTTCGGCGCCTCTTTTGCCGAGACCCCAAAAAAGCCTCTCTTCCTGCCGGAAAACGCCAGATATTTTCTCTACGCCGACCAGCAGACCGTGAACAGCGAGTATTATCGCAGGCTTATGGAATGGGGCACATTAACCGACAATCTCTTTATCTGGCACTACGTGGCCAACTTCAGCAACTATCTGATCCTGCATCCCAATATAGCCCCCTTCAAAAGGGACATACAGGCCTTCCGGGACGCCGGGGCAAAGGCAGTGTTCTTTCAGGGTGACCGGAACAACGCCTACGCGGGCTTTACGGCCCTCAGAAACTACGCGCTTTGCCAGCTGGCCTGGGACCCGGACAAAGATGAAGACGCTCTCATGAAGGATTTTATGCAGGGCTTTTACGGCGCCGGCTGGGAGTATATCTGCAGGATATGGGAATACGCCCGGGAGATAGTCGAAAAGCGCCATATCTTCATCAGCACCTACTCTTATGACAACTCCTGGCTCACCAAGGAGGAAATGGCGGAGATCTTCCGCCTGTTCGCCCTGGCCCTGTCCGCCGCCTCGGAGGACGAGGACGCCCGGTACCGCATCTATTACGACCTGATGTGCTTCCAGGTGGGCTGGTATCTGGCAGACGACGAGACCAGAGACTACTGCGCCCGGTCGGGCTGGATGACTATATCAGACCCCGACAGGTTCGCCCGTTATTTCCTCGGATTTGCCCGGGATAACAGTATCCTGGAGTTCAGCGAGGGCGGCCCCGTGGAGAATTCCATCCTGTCCGGCTACAAGCCCAAAGAGAAATCGGGCAGCGTCCCTGACCTGTGCGAAGGTCTGGCAGACGAGGAGTGGATCGAGCTGCTGCCGGACGATTTTGCCATCATCCAGAAGGGCGCTCTGGCAGACGTGCTGGAGGACCCGGAGGCCGTGACGGGCAGGGCCTGCGTGCTGTATTCGGATACTGCCGAGTGGAATATGGCGTCGGGGATGTCCAAGCTGTGCTTTTATCTCTCCGACAGAGGCTACAGGGCCTGCGACGTCTTCGTGTCGGCAAAACGCGCCGGCGAGATGAACGACCCGGAGGCGGACGCCCTGCAGGTGATCACCTGGGAGCCGGGCTACGGTCTGGAGAAGACCTTCAAGGCCCGGGAGCTGGGAGAGAGCTACTCTCTTCTCAAGGCCGGGAGCTTTGAAATAAAGCGCAAGCCCAATGCCGATATGTTTCTGTATCCCCTCAATCATCCGGAGGGCTGCAAAGAGGTGTGGATAGACAGGGTGATACTTATCCCCCGCAAATGACAGCCGCCGGAGAACGCCCGGATGTTGCCTGATCTCCGGGCTGTTTGCGTAAGCGGCAAATAAAGAGCGGGACCTGCCGGTCCCGCTCCTTTTTTGATCGGGGTGATCTGTCAGGCCCGGCGCAACGATCCGGTCATTCTGTCTGCTGCCGGACCGGCCCCGGGGCTTCAGGCTCTGTGGCCTCCTATCTGCCCGTTTCTTTCTCTGCCGGTGGCTTCCGGCAGATAGCTGGAGGCGGGCAGCACGGCGTTTTTGCCGTATCTGTCCGTCAGGCCGCACACTGCGGTCTGCAGCCTCCGCTCTCTGTCCTCCGACATGTCTTCAAAGAGGGCCGGCTCCGGGCAGACCGGCTTCAGCCCGCTGAGGCTGACGCCCACCCGGTGCAGGTCTATATGCGCCGGAGCGCAGCCCAGATACAGCCTGCGGGCGTGGTCCGCTATGACCGACCGGGCGCAGGAGGGAGGTATCGTTTTGGATGCGCCGGACGAATCGTGGCTGCCGCCGGGCAGTGAGAAGCCGGCGCAGACGCTGACGGCGCTGCAGTTCATGCCCGTGCGGGTCAGCTCCAGACACAGGTCGTAGATCATCTCTCCCAGCAGCAGCTGCCCTCTTTCTCTGGTGCAGCGGGTCCCTATGACCTGGCTGTGGGATACGGAGCGCTGCTTTGGAGAGTAGCTTTTGACGTCTGCCATCTCCGTGGCGTCTCTGCCCCAGGCCTTGTCTATGAGGCTTTCGCCGCATACGCCGAATTGCCGCAGTATCAGCTCCCGGGGCGCCGCGGCCAGCTGCTCCATGCAGGTGATGCCCAGCCGGGCGAGCCTGCGGGCCCTGCCGGCGGCTATCATCCAAAAGTCGGTGATGGGCCTGTGCCGCCACAGGAGGCGCCTGTAGAGCTCCTCGTCCAGACAGGCTATGCCGTCGGGCGAATGCTTGGCCAGTATGTCCAGGGCTATCTTGGCCAGATACATATTGGAGCCTATGCCGCAGGCCGCCGTCAGCCCCAGCTCTCTGTATATGGCGCCCTTGAGCAGCTCCGCCAGCTCCCGGGGGGTCTTGCGGTAAAGGGACAGGTAGGGGGTCACGTCCAAAAAAGCCTCGTCTATGGAATACACGTGTATATCCTCCGGTGCTATGTATTCCAGATATATCTCGTATATGTCCGCCGCCGTTTCCATATACAGCCTCATGCGGGGACGGGCTATGATGAACTGCTTGTCCGCGGGTATCTCAAAGAGGCGGCACCTGTTTTTCACGCCCTCCTTTCTGAGAGAAGGGGAGACTGCCAGGCAGATGGTCCTGTCCGTGCGGGACTCATCGGCCACCACCAGATTGGCGGTCATGGGGTCCAGGCCCCTCTTGACGCATTCCACCGACGCGTAAAAGGATTTCAGATCGATGCAGAGATAGGTCTTGTCCATACGGGCCTCCGTTTATAGTGTTGTATATACATAGTGACAACTATATTATAAACCTGTCCGCGCCGATAGTCAATATATTGTGTGAAAAAATGTCTATGCGGGCCGTTTTTTCCGGCCGGGGGGCGCCCGGTTGCGCGGGGCGGCCTTTTGTGGTATAATGGAGTTATCCCAAACCGGCAGGTGGTGCTATGAGATATATTGTTTGCCTATTGATATTGTGGATGCTTCCCGCGTCGCTGTGGGCGGAGTTCGCCCCGTTTCCGTCTTATTTCCGGGGCATAAACCAGGTCAGCGCGAAAATGGCAGAGCCGGACCGTCCTCTCAATCTGACGGACGCCGAGATAGAGGCCTTCAGGGAAAAGGGGGTCAACACCATACGGGTGCCTCTGTATCCCGAGGCCATAGGCATACCGGACAAGATGTATTATGACAACGGCAGGACCTTTGACAGGGCCGCCGCCGAAAAGTGGCAGCTGGACTGGAGCCGTCTGGACGGCTTTCTGGACCAGTGCGTGAAGTATGGCGTCACCCCTTACATATGTCCGCATCCCATGCATTTTTACACCATATACATACCGGAGGACAAGGCCTCCGTCGAGTGGTTCACCCTGAAGGTGGTGGAGCATATTTCCGCCAAATACGGCAGCCGGGTGATATACGGCTGGTATGAGAATATATGGCGCAATTCCCACGATCCCTGGCATACGGGGGATTACAGACACGTCAGATATCCGGGCTTTCTGGCAGACTTCCGGGCGAAGCTGCGGGAGCAGTACGGCTCCATAGACAGCCTGAACAAGGCCTGGAAGAGCGACTACGCCTCCTTTGACGAGGTGGAGATACCCGATATGGGCTCCGTGGAGCGGGGCGTTCCCGCCTCTGCCATGTCCAGCCGCAGGACCTACGACCTGCGCTATATCATAGACGCGCTGTCCCTGGCCGCCGTCAGGGACATCAAGGCCAAAGTGAAGGCCCTCGCTCCCGACTGCCTGTGGGCGGGCTCCTGCTTCCACGACAGCTTTGGCGGGCTGGGGCAGGTGAAGGGCGGCAACCCGCCCAACTGCAACTGGAGCCTCAGGACCCACGCCCTCACCAGCGACCTGCTGGCCGCCGACAGCTATCAGCACAGAGACCGGTTCATGGCTTCCTACAGGACCGTGGAAAAGCTGGCCTGGCTCCACGGCATACCCTGGTTTGCCGTAGAGGTCAACAGCCAGATACCCGACGCCATGAAGTGGCTGGTGGAGCTGGGAGGCGACAACGCCGGCTCTCTGGTGTGGGACGGCAGAGACGCGGGGGACTTTGGGCTCATGGACGGCAAGGGCGAGTTTCGCCCCTCCATAGATACGGCCGCATACCTGTGGGAATACGGGGAGCGCGCCCGGCGCCCCTACACCCGCGGCAAGATATACGTCTATTATCCCGAGGAAAGCTACGAATATATGGTGAGCTGGGAAAACTATCTGGACTGCTACTGCCAGGCCTTTTTGTGCGTGGCCCATCCCAACGATATAGAGCCGGTGACCACCGAGGAGCTGCTGCAGCTGGATATGAACAGGGAGATCTACGTCTTTGAGCAAAATATCCCCCGGGCCGCCGCCGACGATCTGAACCGGCGGGGCAGCAAATGCATCTGCCCTCACAGCTATTTTGTGGACGAGGACGGCCGCAGGGTGCCCAGGACCGGCGCTCCCGCGGACTTTTGGCAGAGCCTGGCCCGCACCGGCTACGGCCTGCAGCTGGAGCCCGCCTTCAGGGCGGTGGAGCTGAAGGCCAAAAACGCGGCCTGTCCCGAAAAGGGAGCCTCTGTGGACACTGCCTGCGCCCTGTTCGAGACCGACAGCGGCATGGCCCACAACGTGCCGGCCCACCTCATAGACGGCGACCGGGTGGCCAGCCGCATCATGTTTGCCGACGTGCCCCAGAGAGAAGAGGTCACGGTGACCCTGGGCCGGGAATGCGAGGTGCGGGGAGTCTTCTTCGTCACAGAGGCGGAGGACCGGGGCCGCATCCCCGCGGAGCTGAATATATACGTGTCCTCCGACGGCGCAAAGTATGACCGGGTGTATGCGGCAAAGCCGGAGATAAAGGAAAATCTGAACTTTGCGGATTTTGCCCCGGTGAAGGCCCGCCTGGTCAGATTTGACTTCGGAGAAAATGACGGAGGCCCGGGCACCAGGCTGATGGAAATCGGAGTATTGGAGAAATAGGAAAGGAACAGCATATGACACCGAATCACGTGACATGGGACCTGTCCGGCCTGTACAGCGGCCCGGACGACGAGAGGATAGACGGAGATCTGGGGCGCGCCAAAGAGCTGGCGGAGGCCTTTGCCGGCCGCTATAAGGGCAATATCGCCGCTGCGGACGGGAAGACGCTCCTTGCCGCCATGAAGGAATACACGGACATACTCGCTCTCAGTTATAATCCGGACCTGTATGCCCTGCTGGTGTTTTCCGCCGACACCTCCGCTCCGGAAAACGGCGCTCTGATGCAGCGGGTGTCCGAGCAGGTGTCTGCCGTCAGCGTGACGCTGCTCTTCTTTGACCTGGAGCTCATGGCCATGCCGGAGGAGCGGCTGCAGGCCGCCTATGAGGAATGTCCGGCCCTCTCGGAATACGCCCACCATATCGCCACGGTGAGGGCCTTCAACCCCTACAAGCTCAGCGAGCCGGAGGAGCGGATCATGGAGGAAAAGGCCAACACGGGCCGCAGGGCCTTTGACCGGCTCTTTGACCAGGTGCTGTCCTCCGCCGTGTTCAGAGGCAGGATAAAGGGCGAGGACAGGGAGATGAACGAGGCCCAGGTCCTGAGCCTGCTGCGCAGCCCCGACCGGGCGGTCCGGGAAGACGCGGCCCACATACTGACCGAGGGCCTGAAGGAGCACTCGGGAGTGCTGTCCTTCATATTCAACACCATGGTGTATGACAAGAGCGTGGATGACAGGCTCAGGGGCTTTGGCTATCCTCAGGAGTCCAGGCACCTGTCCAACGAGCTGAGCCGGGAGACGGTGGAGCTGGTGATCAGGACCTGCCGGGACAACTACGGACTGGTGTCGCGGTTTTACCGCCGCAAAAAGCAGCTGCTGGGCCTCAGGGAGCTCACCCACGTAGACAGATACGCCCCTCTGGCGGCCGCCGAAAAAGAGGTGTCCTTTGAGGAAGCCAGGGACATAGTGCTGTCGTCCTTTGGCCGGTTTTCGGACCGTTTTGCCTCCATAGCCCGGGACTTCTTTGACAAGAGATGGATAGACGCCGAGCCCCGGCAGGGCAAGAGGGGCGGAGCCTTTTGCGCCCACGCCGACCCGGCCCACAATCCCTACGTGCTCATGAGCTACATGAACCGGCAGGACGACGTGATGACCCTGGCCCACGAGCTGGGCCACGGCATACATGCGGTGCTCGCTTCCCGGCAGAACATACTGGACTGCAGCGCCACTCTGCCCATAGCCGAGAACGCCTCCACCTTCGGGGAGATGCTGGTCTTTGAGGCCCTGGTCCGGGATGCGTCCCGGGAGGAGAAGATAGCCCTCTACGCCGAAAAGATAGAGAGCGTGTTCGCCACCGTGTTCAGACAGGCAGCCATGTATATCTTTGAGTGCCGGCTCCACGAGGCCCGCAGGAGCAGGGGAGAATTGTCCGTGGAGGCTATAGGCGAGCTGTGGCAGGACTCCCTGCAGGAAATGTTCGGCGACAGCCTCATACTGGGAGACGAGCACAAATACTGGTGGATATACGTGTCCCACTTTATCGGCACGCCCTTCTACGTGTATGCCTACAGCTTCGGCGAGCTGATGGTGCTGTCGCTGTTTGCCCTTTACAAGAAGATGGGCGCCCCCTTTGTGGCTAAATACGAGGAGCTGCTCTCGGGCGGCGGCAGCCAGGCTCCCGCGGAGCTGCTCGGCAGCATGGGCTTTGACATCACCAGCCCCGGCTTCTGGAAGGACGGCATG
This DNA window, taken from Abditibacteriota bacterium, encodes the following:
- the rpsI gene encoding 30S ribosomal protein S9, producing MDKQRYYGTGRRKNAVARVWLTPGEGNIIINGRPMAEYVGRKSLEIHVTQPFAIIDAMGKFDVWATATGGGISGQAGAVRHGIAIALTQFDEENRTALRRSGFLTRDPRVKERKKYGRKKARRGFQFSKR
- a CDS encoding DUF4838 domain-containing protein codes for the protein MRLIILVLAVLCAALPALSLDLTEAAIVLGPDADPAEETAASELSAYLQKITGREYPVTDRQPSEGPAIYVGQTAQVKSLLPDFDWDSLKDDGTLIKSGKNYLVLAGDRPRGSIYAVYGFLEDYLGCRFLTAHAETVPVRDRIVVKDNIYKTHVPPFTYREALLCMNYINQQTTAKMRVNGDNGAILREWGGNRSMWRIDHSFARELLPGEKYFDEHPEWFALRDGVRRPVQPCLSNEEALKEVAENIREEIRTLGLKCVSVGLNDNNLCCQCPECEALAEKYGAQSGVLIYALNHIYELIRDEYPDVMLETFAYLHTAEPPRGIKPCDHVVIVLCDIENNFGASFAETPKKPLFLPENARYFLYADQQTVNSEYYRRLMEWGTLTDNLFIWHYVANFSNYLILHPNIAPFKRDIQAFRDAGAKAVFFQGDRNNAYAGFTALRNYALCQLAWDPDKDEDALMKDFMQGFYGAGWEYICRIWEYAREIVEKRHIFISTYSYDNSWLTKEEMAEIFRLFALALSAASEDEDARYRIYYDLMCFQVGWYLADDETRDYCARSGWMTISDPDRFARYFLGFARDNSILEFSEGGPVENSILSGYKPKEKSGSVPDLCEGLADEEWIELLPDDFAIIQKGALADVLEDPEAVTGRACVLYSDTAEWNMASGMSKLCFYLSDRGYRACDVFVSAKRAGEMNDPEADALQVITWEPGYGLEKTFKARELGESYSLLKAGSFEIKRKPNADMFLYPLNHPEGCKEVWIDRVILIPRK
- a CDS encoding DNA repair protein, with amino-acid sequence MDKTYLCIDLKSFYASVECVKRGLDPMTANLVVADESRTDRTICLAVSPSLRKEGVKNRCRLFEIPADKQFIIARPRMRLYMETAADIYEIYLEYIAPEDIHVYSIDEAFLDVTPYLSLYRKTPRELAELLKGAIYRELGLTAACGIGSNMYLAKIALDILAKHSPDGIACLDEELYRRLLWRHRPITDFWMIAAGRARRLARLGITCMEQLAAAPRELILRQFGVCGESLIDKAWGRDATEMADVKSYSPKQRSVSHSQVIGTRCTRERGQLLLGEMIYDLCLELTRTGMNCSAVSVCAGFSLPGGSHDSSGASKTIPPSCARSVIADHARRLYLGCAPAHIDLHRVGVSLSGLKPVCPEPALFEDMSEDRERRLQTAVCGLTDRYGKNAVLPASSYLPEATGRERNGQIGGHRA
- a CDS encoding M3 family oligoendopeptidase — encoded protein: MTPNHVTWDLSGLYSGPDDERIDGDLGRAKELAEAFAGRYKGNIAAADGKTLLAAMKEYTDILALSYNPDLYALLVFSADTSAPENGALMQRVSEQVSAVSVTLLFFDLELMAMPEERLQAAYEECPALSEYAHHIATVRAFNPYKLSEPEERIMEEKANTGRRAFDRLFDQVLSSAVFRGRIKGEDREMNEAQVLSLLRSPDRAVREDAAHILTEGLKEHSGVLSFIFNTMVYDKSVDDRLRGFGYPQESRHLSNELSRETVELVIRTCRDNYGLVSRFYRRKKQLLGLRELTHVDRYAPLAAAEKEVSFEEARDIVLSSFGRFSDRFASIARDFFDKRWIDAEPRQGKRGGAFCAHADPAHNPYVLMSYMNRQDDVMTLAHELGHGIHAVLASRQNILDCSATLPIAENASTFGEMLVFEALVRDASREEKIALYAEKIESVFATVFRQAAMYIFECRLHEARRSRGELSVEAIGELWQDSLQEMFGDSLILGDEHKYWWIYVSHFIGTPFYVYAYSFGELMVLSLFALYKKMGAPFVAKYEELLSGGGSQAPAELLGSMGFDITSPGFWKDGMDYIAGLIDEFEALCDN